One genomic window of Candidatus Pseudobacter hemicellulosilyticus includes the following:
- a CDS encoding TonB-dependent receptor, whose translation MKKLFLGICYLLLSHWLLAQQISGKVIDAATSAAVASATIELGNFASTSSNEQGEFIFQRIRSGSYTLRISSIGFETAELSVSPDNSTQTIRLKRLNLFMQPVEVRAITAGEKAPFTKTNLTKKEIEKQNLGQDIPFILNQTPSAVVSSDAGTGIGYTGIRIRGTDATRINVTLNGIPYNDAESQGTFFVNMPDFSSSLNSIQIQRGVGTSSNGASAFGATINLSTNEVNTNAYGELNNSAGSFNTWKHTVKAGSGLINDHFTIDARISKISSDGYVDRAASDLRSFYLSGAYIGEKTSIRLNVFGGKEKTYQAWNGVSAADLETNRTINYSGMDKPGDPYDNQTDNYQQDHYQLFINHQLSKNWTANTAFFLTKGKGYYEEYKAEAEYTAYGLPDNGASTSTDLIRQLWLDNDFYGQIFSVQHKGNRHQFTIGGGWNRYDGNHFGEVIWAEAAIPYKHRWYNLTAYKTDVNAYTKYQYAITPGLEIFGDLQYRRVLYQLNGFREAPDRKVRNTYDFVNPKLGLTYSLKDYLLYVSYSLGSKEPNRNDFEANTDGLKPERMHDFELGIERRNNQFSWGATAYYMRYKDQLVLTGSINDVGAYLRSNVPNSYRMGIELQGKVRVTQWLQAGANLTLSRNRIQDFDKVGNTDIAFSPNLMGGGMISFLPVKNLDISLLGKYVGRQYLDNTASKDHMLEAYYVQDARVSYTLPRLLFKEITLVGQVNNLFDKKYVANGYTYSYEDSGALITENAYFPMATINFLFALQVKL comes from the coding sequence ATGAAAAAATTGTTTTTGGGGATTTGCTACTTATTGTTATCCCATTGGTTACTGGCTCAGCAGATCAGCGGCAAAGTAATCGACGCAGCAACATCGGCCGCCGTAGCATCGGCCACTATTGAACTGGGCAATTTTGCCAGTACCAGCAGCAATGAACAGGGTGAATTCATTTTTCAGCGCATCCGCTCCGGCAGCTATACGCTCCGCATCTCCAGCATCGGCTTTGAGACCGCCGAGCTCAGCGTCAGCCCGGACAACAGCACACAGACCATCCGCCTGAAGCGGCTTAACCTCTTCATGCAGCCCGTGGAAGTCCGCGCCATCACCGCCGGTGAAAAAGCGCCTTTTACCAAGACCAATCTCACCAAAAAAGAGATTGAAAAGCAGAACCTGGGACAGGATATTCCTTTCATCCTCAACCAGACGCCCTCTGCCGTGGTCAGCTCTGATGCCGGTACCGGCATCGGGTATACCGGTATCCGCATCCGTGGCACGGATGCCACCCGTATCAATGTGACCCTGAACGGCATCCCCTACAATGATGCAGAATCGCAGGGCACTTTCTTTGTCAATATGCCGGATTTCTCCTCCTCGCTCAACAGCATCCAGATCCAGCGGGGCGTGGGCACTTCCTCCAATGGCGCCTCCGCCTTTGGCGCCACTATTAACCTCAGCACCAATGAGGTGAATACCAACGCCTATGGAGAACTTAACAACAGCGCCGGCTCTTTCAATACCTGGAAGCATACGGTCAAAGCAGGCAGCGGCCTCATCAATGATCATTTTACTATTGACGCCCGGATCTCAAAGATCAGCAGCGACGGTTATGTGGACCGCGCCGCCAGTGATCTCCGTTCCTTTTACCTCTCCGGCGCCTATATCGGGGAAAAGACCTCCATCCGCCTGAATGTTTTTGGCGGTAAGGAAAAGACCTACCAGGCCTGGAACGGCGTTTCTGCGGCCGACCTGGAAACCAACCGGACCATCAACTATTCCGGTATGGACAAGCCCGGTGATCCCTACGATAACCAGACCGATAACTACCAGCAGGATCATTACCAGCTGTTCATCAACCACCAGCTCAGTAAGAACTGGACAGCCAATACCGCCTTTTTCCTCACCAAAGGCAAAGGCTATTACGAAGAATATAAAGCAGAAGCGGAATATACCGCCTACGGTCTGCCCGATAACGGCGCCAGCACCAGCACGGACCTGATCCGCCAGCTCTGGCTGGACAACGACTTCTACGGCCAGATCTTCTCCGTACAGCACAAAGGCAACCGCCACCAGTTCACCATCGGAGGCGGCTGGAACCGGTACGATGGTAACCATTTCGGGGAAGTGATCTGGGCAGAGGCCGCCATCCCCTATAAACATCGCTGGTATAACCTCACAGCCTACAAAACAGATGTGAACGCCTATACAAAATACCAGTACGCTATCACGCCCGGCCTGGAGATCTTCGGTGATCTGCAATACCGCCGCGTCCTCTACCAGCTGAATGGCTTCCGGGAAGCGCCTGACCGCAAAGTGCGCAATACCTATGATTTTGTGAACCCCAAGCTGGGCCTTACCTATAGCCTGAAGGACTACCTGCTCTATGTTTCCTATTCGCTGGGCAGCAAAGAACCTAACCGGAATGATTTTGAAGCCAATACCGACGGCCTCAAACCGGAAAGGATGCATGATTTTGAGCTGGGTATTGAACGCAGGAACAACCAGTTCTCCTGGGGCGCCACCGCCTACTATATGCGATACAAAGATCAGCTGGTGCTGACCGGTAGTATCAATGATGTGGGCGCTTACCTGCGCAGTAACGTGCCCAACAGCTACCGCATGGGTATTGAACTGCAGGGCAAGGTCCGCGTCACCCAATGGCTGCAGGCCGGCGCTAACCTGACGCTCAGCAGGAACCGCATCCAGGATTTTGATAAAGTGGGTAATACCGATATCGCTTTTTCACCCAACCTGATGGGCGGCGGCATGATCAGTTTCCTGCCGGTAAAGAACCTGGACATCAGCCTGCTGGGTAAATATGTAGGCCGCCAGTACCTGGACAATACCGCCAGCAAAGACCATATGCTGGAAGCCTACTATGTACAGGATGCGCGTGTCAGCTATACGCTGCCCAGACTGCTGTTCAAAGAGATCACCCTGGTTGGACAGGTCAATAACCTGTTTGATAAAAAATACGTTGCCAACGGCTATACCTACAGCTACGAGGACAGTGGCGCGCTCATTACGGAAAACGCTTATTTCCCGATGGCCACTATCAATTTCCTCTTTGCCCTGCAGGTGAAGTTATAA
- a CDS encoding DUF2807 domain-containing protein, whose translation MQRIILSSLFLFTVLAGFAQEKVINDPNAEERSVGSFSSIEMRDGIDLFLSYGEEAKVLVSGATQTDRDKIKTVVQNGVLKIYTEGGPIKISTRDKKLKAYIAVRSLEGLSATFGSDVSISGTLRAEKLDIKLSGGSDLDGRLAVQYLNLKISGGSDARIKGQVESFSLQASGGSDLKGFDLVCDKASVSCTGGSDVQLTVNGELNVEARGGSDVEYKGQGHINKSTTSGSSIRKRA comes from the coding sequence ATGCAACGTATTATACTCAGCAGCCTTTTCCTGTTCACCGTTCTGGCCGGTTTTGCACAGGAGAAAGTGATCAACGATCCCAATGCAGAAGAACGGTCCGTAGGCAGTTTTTCCAGTATTGAAATGCGGGATGGCATTGACCTGTTCCTTTCCTATGGTGAAGAAGCTAAGGTACTGGTGAGTGGCGCCACCCAGACAGACAGGGACAAGATCAAAACGGTAGTGCAGAACGGTGTGCTGAAGATATATACAGAGGGAGGGCCTATCAAGATAAGCACGCGCGACAAAAAACTGAAGGCGTATATTGCGGTACGTTCCCTGGAGGGCCTGTCGGCTACCTTTGGGTCAGACGTTTCCATCAGTGGTACGCTGCGGGCTGAAAAACTGGATATCAAGCTTTCAGGCGGCAGTGATCTGGACGGCCGGCTGGCAGTTCAGTACCTTAACCTGAAAATATCCGGTGGATCGGACGCCCGTATCAAGGGCCAGGTGGAGAGTTTTTCACTGCAGGCCAGCGGTGGCAGCGACCTGAAAGGATTTGACCTGGTTTGCGATAAGGCCAGCGTTTCCTGCACCGGCGGCAGTGATGTCCAGCTGACCGTGAATGGCGAGCTGAATGTGGAGGCCCGTGGCGGCAGTGATGTAGAGTATAAGGGCCAGGGCCATATCAATAAGAGTACTACCAGCGGCAGCAGCATCCGTAAAAGAGCCTGA
- a CDS encoding DUF2807 domain-containing protein, with the protein MIKRFLLLLLTALPLWAAAQRQIINDENAVPRDIGSFHAVKISSPITLFLSQGEREVLVVSASEEKFRDLIRTEVRDGELHIWFDNKNNLIRNNQHLKLRVYLSFKELDKLQVSGASTVVVSGTLAVNQLSLDMSGASDFKGNVELGSLNVKVSGASDAVVSGKAGTVTIDANGASDFKGYELQSDQCSVTASGASDVKITVNKELNARASGASSVYYKGEGVVKEMKSSGASTVGKRS; encoded by the coding sequence ATGATAAAGCGGTTTTTATTATTGCTGTTGACAGCCCTGCCTTTGTGGGCGGCGGCACAGCGGCAGATCATCAATGATGAAAATGCTGTACCGCGGGATATAGGGTCGTTCCATGCCGTGAAGATATCCAGCCCTATCACCCTTTTCTTATCGCAGGGCGAAAGGGAAGTGCTGGTGGTAAGCGCCTCGGAGGAAAAATTCAGGGATCTGATACGGACAGAGGTTCGTGATGGAGAACTGCATATCTGGTTCGACAATAAGAATAATCTCATTCGCAACAACCAGCACCTGAAGCTGCGGGTATATCTCTCTTTTAAGGAGCTGGACAAGCTGCAGGTTTCCGGTGCTTCCACGGTAGTGGTCAGTGGCACCCTGGCGGTGAACCAGCTGAGCCTGGATATGTCCGGCGCCAGCGATTTCAAAGGGAATGTGGAACTGGGCTCCCTGAATGTAAAGGTGAGTGGTGCTTCTGATGCGGTGGTGAGTGGCAAGGCTGGGACGGTGACCATTGATGCCAATGGCGCCAGTGATTTCAAAGGATATGAATTGCAATCAGACCAGTGTTCGGTAACGGCCAGTGGCGCTTCGGATGTAAAGATCACGGTCAATAAAGAGCTGAATGCAAGGGCCAGTGGCGCCAGCAGTGTTTATTACAAAGGTGAAGGAGTTGTTAAAGAAATGAAATCGAGCGGCGCCAGTACAGTTGGCAAACGAAGTTAA
- a CDS encoding GNAT family N-acetyltransferase, translating into MLTITRTQATNPDFLRLVSALNADLAQRDGADHAFYAQFNSSASLTQVVVAYIDGQAAACGAIKPLSTDCMEVKRMYTAPEHRSKGLASAVLTELEQWARELSYASCRLETGKRQPEAIQLYQKNGYRQIPNYGQYAGVENSVCFEKEL; encoded by the coding sequence ATGCTCACTATCACCAGAACACAGGCTACCAACCCCGATTTCCTCCGCCTTGTCAGCGCATTGAACGCCGACCTGGCCCAAAGGGATGGAGCCGATCATGCTTTCTATGCACAGTTCAACAGCAGTGCTTCACTCACCCAGGTGGTAGTGGCTTATATTGACGGGCAGGCCGCTGCCTGCGGCGCCATTAAGCCGCTCAGTACAGACTGTATGGAAGTAAAACGTATGTACACCGCTCCTGAACACAGGAGCAAGGGACTCGCTTCCGCTGTGCTGACCGAACTGGAACAATGGGCCAGGGAGCTGTCCTATGCCAGCTGTCGGCTGGAGACAGGCAAACGGCAACCCGAAGCCATTCAGCTATACCAGAAGAATGGCTACCGGCAGATCCCTAACTACGGGCAATATGCGGGCGTGGAGAATAGCGTTTGTTTTGAGAAAGAATTGTGA
- a CDS encoding helix-turn-helix domain-containing protein: protein MAFSKIKTENDYAVAIAQIEVFLKKGFANLSEEETALLEKISKAVAAYEKEYYPVPKPSSIAEMIELKMYEMRLNQKKLAELMKIAPDKLSQILNGKREPDVPFLKAAHQRLGIDAAFLLNHA, encoded by the coding sequence ATGGCCTTTTCCAAAATCAAAACTGAAAATGACTACGCTGTAGCCATTGCGCAGATCGAGGTCTTTTTGAAAAAAGGCTTTGCCAATCTCTCTGAAGAGGAAACTGCGCTCCTTGAAAAGATCTCCAAAGCCGTTGCGGCTTATGAAAAAGAGTATTATCCGGTGCCCAAGCCCTCCAGTATTGCTGAAATGATTGAGTTGAAGATGTATGAAATGCGCCTGAACCAAAAGAAACTGGCGGAACTGATGAAGATTGCACCGGATAAACTCTCCCAGATCCTCAACGGCAAGCGGGAGCCCGATGTACCTTTTCTGAAGGCCGCCCACCAGCGCCTGGGCATTGACGCGGCCTTTCTGCTGAACCATGCCTGA
- the era gene encoding GTPase Era — protein MKTGFVNIFGRPNAGKSTLLNALMGEKLAIVSPKVQTTRHRIKGILTSADHQIIISDTPGIIDPKYKLQEKMMMAVKSALEDADLALLLVDVNEKWEESDEIFQSLKLRVPAIVVINKTDKASAATRDNALAFFREKSYCREAIGISALKGLDVELLIQAALRFLPEGEPFFPEDEMTDLPTRFFVAEMVREKIFYLFQDEIPYHTTVIITEFKEKTTLIKIIAEIIVQRESQKGILLGEKGKMIKQLGTDARKDIEAFLGQKVFLELFVKVRPKWRDNDLMLKEYGYH, from the coding sequence ATGAAAACGGGTTTTGTAAATATTTTCGGCCGGCCCAATGCCGGTAAAAGCACCCTGCTGAACGCTCTTATGGGCGAGAAGCTGGCTATTGTTTCTCCCAAGGTGCAGACCACCCGTCATCGTATCAAGGGTATCCTGACCAGTGCTGATCACCAGATCATTATCTCCGATACGCCCGGCATCATTGATCCCAAGTACAAACTGCAGGAAAAAATGATGATGGCCGTGAAAAGTGCGCTGGAGGATGCCGACCTGGCCCTGTTACTGGTAGATGTCAACGAAAAATGGGAAGAGTCCGATGAGATCTTCCAGTCGCTGAAATTGCGGGTCCCTGCCATTGTGGTGATCAACAAGACAGATAAGGCCAGCGCCGCCACCAGGGATAATGCCCTGGCGTTTTTCAGGGAGAAATCCTACTGCAGGGAAGCTATAGGGATATCAGCCCTGAAAGGACTGGATGTGGAACTGCTGATCCAGGCCGCTCTCCGGTTCCTGCCTGAAGGCGAACCCTTTTTCCCGGAAGATGAAATGACCGACCTGCCCACCCGCTTCTTTGTAGCGGAAATGGTGCGGGAAAAGATCTTTTACCTCTTCCAGGACGAGATACCCTACCATACCACGGTGATCATCACCGAATTCAAGGAAAAAACCACATTAATCAAAATAATTGCCGAGATCATTGTGCAGCGGGAATCGCAGAAAGGCATATTACTGGGCGAAAAAGGCAAGATGATCAAACAGCTGGGAACCGATGCCCGGAAAGATATTGAAGCTTTCCTGGGACAAAAGGTCTTCCTGGAACTGTTTGTCAAAGTCCGCCCCAAATGGCGTGATAATGATCTCATGCTGAAAGAATACGGTTATCATTAA